Within Triticum dicoccoides isolate Atlit2015 ecotype Zavitan chromosome 1B, WEW_v2.0, whole genome shotgun sequence, the genomic segment TCATCCAAAACTTAATCTCCAACAGCTCCACCTGTCAACCTCTCCCACTCCAAGATTAAAGCACACCCCACAACCCAATGCAAGCAAGAAAAGATCGCCATATGGCAGTTGAAACCGGAATAACTCACTTTGCAGCAAGATATGATATGACAATGATCGATGGATGTTAGCTTCCTTTTCATCATTAACTAGTACTTcctccctctgttcggaattactcgtcTCGGAAATGgacgtatttagaactaaaatacgtccgatacatccatttctgcgacaagtaattccgaacggagggagtacttggtctcAGAATCAATCAAGACTGCAAGAGCAACAGCGACGGCGCCCACTCCATCTCTTGCTTCCCCCTCGCCGCTTCTTCAGATACCCGGCAGATCAAAGCCCCGGCCTGCAAGCCTCCTCAGCTCCTCAACCTTCCATTCCCTCCCCTTCCCTCCTGACCTTGCTTGCCATCTCCGTCCACGCTTCTCGGGCAATTCCCCCGCTTCCGACGTTACCTTGCCTTGGACGGGCGCTGCATCGGCCGACGTACGCTAGCTATATGTGATCCTTCCAGGCCGGGGGTCGATGACGGACCATTTCGCGGTGATGGCGGGCCGGCTGCTCACGGCGTCCACGGTGCAGTCCGCCATCGACGAGGCCTCCAATGCGGCTTCGTCCTCGACGCCGGCGGGCGGTGGGGAGGCCGTGGTCGTCGGAGGTGGCGGCGGCAGGCCGAAGAGCGGCGTGCTGGTGGAATGCAGGATCTGCCAGGAGGACGGCGACGAGACCTGCATGGAGGCCCCTTGCTCCTGCAAGGGCAGCCTGAAGGTAAAAACGTCTTGGCATATACTGTACGTACGTACATTGCTCTTGTCTGAAAGCAGTAGCTGAATTGAATCGGTGTGTCTTTCAGTATGCTCACCGGACATGCGTCCAGAGGTGGTGCGACGAGAAGGGGGACACCATATGTGAGATATGCTTGCAGGTAAAATTTAGTTTCCCTGATAACTTGTGCACATGACTGACTCATGGAGAAATTATTATCTCAAATCATCTAACAATATGCTAGATAACTGCATGCTGTCATGCTGTCATCCACTGATGTATAGCTTGTGTTTGTTGATGGTAAAACAGCAATTCACACCAAACTACAAGGCTCCTTCCAAGCTGTTTCAGCAGGGAAGAAACTCCATCTTCTTCAGGTACCAATCTTCCAATGCTTCACCTGTCAAACATATGACATCTCACAAATGGATCATCTAATGCTCTTTACATTAGCAGAACCCCTGCGTACATCCAGGCACAGGCCCGGAGCTCTTCCACCTCGACAAGCTACGAGTACGATCGCCAAGCTTCCACCCCGAAAGCTGTAATCTGCTGTCGCATAATTGCTATAACTGTAAGTGCCGGTGAAACATACAGACATCCGTTGTTTCGTTCGACGGCTTGGAAAATTAACAACCTGATGAAACATTGTTGCAACCTCAGCTGATGCTTCTCCTGGTGCTCCACGACGCCATCTCGGTCTACCTCGGCGAACAAGGCGTCTACACCATTGCCCTGGTCACCGTAAGTGAGGCTCCGGGAAATTTGGATACAATCCACACG encodes:
- the LOC119349405 gene encoding E3 ubiquitin-protein ligase MARCHF2-like; the protein is MTDHFAVMAGRLLTASTVQSAIDEASNAASSSTPAGGGEAVVVGGGGGRPKSGVLVECRICQEDGDETCMEAPCSCKGSLKYAHRTCVQRWCDEKGDTICEICLQQFTPNYKAPSKLFQQGRNSIFFRTPAYIQAQARSSSTSTSYEYDRQASTPKAVICCRIIAITLMLLLVLHDAISVYLGEQGVYTIALVTLLMLRTAGIVIPVYIILVAVTELLYRRSEWQAMHGQVSEPEAAGSTQPVPIPPQQQRVVITIQ